Proteins co-encoded in one Rattus rattus isolate New Zealand chromosome 5, Rrattus_CSIRO_v1, whole genome shotgun sequence genomic window:
- the Nsmf gene encoding NMDA receptor synaptonuclear signaling and neuronal migration factor isoform X1, producing the protein MGAAASRRRALRSEAMSSVAAKVRAARAFGEYLSQSHPENRNGADHLLADAYSGHEGSPEMQPAPHNKRRLSLVSNGRYEGSISDEAVSGKTATEGPQPRVYTISREPALLPGSEAEAIELAVVKGRRQRERHPHHHSQPLRASPGSSREDISRPCQSWAGSRQGSKECPGCAQLVPGPSPRAFGLEQPPLPEASGRHKKLERMYSVDGVSDDVPIRTWFPKENPFSFQTATTTMQAISVFRGYAERKRRKRENDSASVIQRNFRKHLRMVGSRRVKAQTFAERRERSFSRSWSDPTPMKADTSHDSRDSSDLQSSHCTLDEACEDLDWDTEKGLEATACDTEGFLPPKVMLISSKVPKAEYIPTIIRRDDPSIIPILYDHEHATFEDILEEIEKKLNIYHKGAKIWKMLIFCQGGPGHLYLLKNKVATFAKVEKEEDMIHFWKRLSRLMSKVNPEPNVIHIMGCYILGNPNGEKLFQNLRTLMTPYKVTFESPLELSAQGKQMIETYFDFRLYRLWKSRQHSKLLDFDDVL; encoded by the exons ATGGGTGCCGCCGCCTCCAGGAGGAGGGCGCTGAGGAGCGAGGCCATGTCCTCGGTAGCGGCCAAAGTAAG AGCAGCCCGAGCGTTTGGAGAGTACCTGTCCCAGAGTCACCCTGAGAACCGCAACGGTGCAG ACCACCTGCTGGCCGACGCCTACTCTGGCCACGAAGGGTCCCCAGAGATGCAGCCTGCACCCCACAACAAGCGCCGCCTCTCCCTCGTCTCCAATGGCCGCTATGAGGGCAGCATCTCAGATGAGGCAGTCAGCGGGAAGACGGCTACAGAGGGCCCCCAGCCCCGTGTGTACACCATCTCTAGAGAGCCAGCCCTGCTGCCTGGCTCTGAAGCCGAAGCCATTGAGCTAGCAGTGGTGAAAGGGAGGAGGCAGCGGGAGCGGCACcctcaccaccacagccagccccTGCGCGCCAGTCCAGGCAGCAGCCGTGAGGACATCAGCAGGCCCTGCCAAAGCTGGGCAGGAAGCCGCCAGGGCTCCAAAGAATGCCCCGGATGTGCCCAGCTGGTCCCTGGTCCCTCCCCTCGGGCCTTCGGGTTGGAACAGCCACCTCTACCTGAGGCTTCCGGCCGTcacaagaagctggaaaggatgTATAGTGTTGATGGAGTGTCTG atgACGTCCCCATCCGTACCTGGTTCCCCAAGGAAAACCCTTTCAGCTTCCAGACGGCAACCACAACTATGCAAGC CATCTC GGTATTCAGGGGCTACGCGGAGAGGAAGCGTCGGAAACGGGAGAATGATTCCGCGTCTGTAATCCAGAG GAACTTCCGCAAACACCTGCGCATGGTTGGCAGTCGGCGGGTGAAGGCCCAGA CGTTCGCTGAGCGGCGCGAACGGAGCTTCAGCCGGTCCTGGAGCGACCCCACCCCTATGAAAGCCGACACCTCCCACGACTCCCGAGACA gcagTGACCTACAGAGCTCACACTGCACCCTGGATGAGGCTTGTGAGGACCTGGACTGGGACACAGAGAAAGGCCTGGAGGCCACGGCCTGCGACACTGAGGGCTTCTTGCCACCCAAGGTCATG CTAATCTCCTCCAAGGTGCCCAAGGCTGAGTACATCCCAACCATCATCCGCAGAGACGACCCATCCATCATCCCCATCCTCTAT GACCATGAGCACGCAACGTTCGAGGATATCCTGG AGGAAATAGAGAAGAAGTTGAACATCTATCACAAGGGGGCCAAGATCTGGAAGATGCTGATTTTCTGCCAG GGCGGCCCTGGGCACCTTTATTTGCTCAAGAACAAGGTGGCCACCTTTGCCaaagtggagaaggaagaggacatgATCCA CTTCTGGAAGAGGCTGAGCCGTCTGATGAGCAAAGTGAACCCTGAGCCGAATGTCATCCACATCATGGGCTGCTACATCCTGGGGAACCCTAACGGGGAGAAG CTATTCCAGAACCTCAGGACCCTCATGACCCCTTACAAGGTCACCTTTGAGTCGCCCCTGGAGCTCTCTGCCCAAG GGAAGCAGATGATTGAGACCTACTTTGATTTCCGGCTGTACCGCCTGTGGAAAAGCCGCCAGCACTCCAAGCTGCTGGACTTTGATGACGTCCTGTGA
- the Nsmf gene encoding NMDA receptor synaptonuclear signaling and neuronal migration factor isoform X4, with the protein MGAAASRRRALRSEAMSSVAAKVRAARAFGEYLSQSHPENRNGADHLLADAYSGHEGSPEMQPAPHNKRRLSLVSNGRYEGSISDEAVSGKTATEGPQPRVYTISREPALLPGSEAEAIELAVVKGRRQRERHPHHHSQPLRASPGSSREDISRPCQSWAGSRQGSKECPGCAQLVPGPSPRAFGLEQPPLPEASGRHKKLERMYSVDGVSDDVPIRTWFPKENPFSFQTATTTMQAISNFRKHLRMVGSRRVKAQSSDLQSSHCTLDEACEDLDWDTEKGLEATACDTEGFLPPKVMLISSKVPKAEYIPTIIRRDDPSIIPILYDHEHATFEDILEEIEKKLNIYHKGAKIWKMLIFCQGGPGHLYLLKNKVATFAKVEKEEDMIHFWKRLSRLMSKVNPEPNVIHIMGCYILGNPNGEKLFQNLRTLMTPYKVTFESPLELSAQGKQMIETYFDFRLYRLWKSRQHSKLLDFDDVL; encoded by the exons ATGGGTGCCGCCGCCTCCAGGAGGAGGGCGCTGAGGAGCGAGGCCATGTCCTCGGTAGCGGCCAAAGTAAG AGCAGCCCGAGCGTTTGGAGAGTACCTGTCCCAGAGTCACCCTGAGAACCGCAACGGTGCAG ACCACCTGCTGGCCGACGCCTACTCTGGCCACGAAGGGTCCCCAGAGATGCAGCCTGCACCCCACAACAAGCGCCGCCTCTCCCTCGTCTCCAATGGCCGCTATGAGGGCAGCATCTCAGATGAGGCAGTCAGCGGGAAGACGGCTACAGAGGGCCCCCAGCCCCGTGTGTACACCATCTCTAGAGAGCCAGCCCTGCTGCCTGGCTCTGAAGCCGAAGCCATTGAGCTAGCAGTGGTGAAAGGGAGGAGGCAGCGGGAGCGGCACcctcaccaccacagccagccccTGCGCGCCAGTCCAGGCAGCAGCCGTGAGGACATCAGCAGGCCCTGCCAAAGCTGGGCAGGAAGCCGCCAGGGCTCCAAAGAATGCCCCGGATGTGCCCAGCTGGTCCCTGGTCCCTCCCCTCGGGCCTTCGGGTTGGAACAGCCACCTCTACCTGAGGCTTCCGGCCGTcacaagaagctggaaaggatgTATAGTGTTGATGGAGTGTCTG atgACGTCCCCATCCGTACCTGGTTCCCCAAGGAAAACCCTTTCAGCTTCCAGACGGCAACCACAACTATGCAAGC CATCTC GAACTTCCGCAAACACCTGCGCATGGTTGGCAGTCGGCGGGTGAAGGCCCAGA gcagTGACCTACAGAGCTCACACTGCACCCTGGATGAGGCTTGTGAGGACCTGGACTGGGACACAGAGAAAGGCCTGGAGGCCACGGCCTGCGACACTGAGGGCTTCTTGCCACCCAAGGTCATG CTAATCTCCTCCAAGGTGCCCAAGGCTGAGTACATCCCAACCATCATCCGCAGAGACGACCCATCCATCATCCCCATCCTCTAT GACCATGAGCACGCAACGTTCGAGGATATCCTGG AGGAAATAGAGAAGAAGTTGAACATCTATCACAAGGGGGCCAAGATCTGGAAGATGCTGATTTTCTGCCAG GGCGGCCCTGGGCACCTTTATTTGCTCAAGAACAAGGTGGCCACCTTTGCCaaagtggagaaggaagaggacatgATCCA CTTCTGGAAGAGGCTGAGCCGTCTGATGAGCAAAGTGAACCCTGAGCCGAATGTCATCCACATCATGGGCTGCTACATCCTGGGGAACCCTAACGGGGAGAAG CTATTCCAGAACCTCAGGACCCTCATGACCCCTTACAAGGTCACCTTTGAGTCGCCCCTGGAGCTCTCTGCCCAAG GGAAGCAGATGATTGAGACCTACTTTGATTTCCGGCTGTACCGCCTGTGGAAAAGCCGCCAGCACTCCAAGCTGCTGGACTTTGATGACGTCCTGTGA
- the Nsmf gene encoding NMDA receptor synaptonuclear signaling and neuronal migration factor isoform X2, which yields MGAAASRRRALRSEAMSSVAAKVRAARAFGEYLSQSHPENRNGADHLLADAYSGHEGSPEMQPAPHNKRRLSLVSNGRYEGSISDEAVSGKTATEGPQPRVYTISREPALLPGSEAEAIELAVVKGRRQRERHPHHHSQPLRASPGSSREDISRPCQSWAGSRQGSKECPGCAQLVPGPSPRAFGLEQPPLPEASGRHKKLERMYSVDGVSDDVPIRTWFPKENPFSFQTATTTMQAISNFRKHLRMVGSRRVKAQTFAERRERSFSRSWSDPTPMKADTSHDSRDSSDLQSSHCTLDEACEDLDWDTEKGLEATACDTEGFLPPKVMLISSKVPKAEYIPTIIRRDDPSIIPILYDHEHATFEDILEEIEKKLNIYHKGAKIWKMLIFCQGGPGHLYLLKNKVATFAKVEKEEDMIHFWKRLSRLMSKVNPEPNVIHIMGCYILGNPNGEKLFQNLRTLMTPYKVTFESPLELSAQGKQMIETYFDFRLYRLWKSRQHSKLLDFDDVL from the exons ATGGGTGCCGCCGCCTCCAGGAGGAGGGCGCTGAGGAGCGAGGCCATGTCCTCGGTAGCGGCCAAAGTAAG AGCAGCCCGAGCGTTTGGAGAGTACCTGTCCCAGAGTCACCCTGAGAACCGCAACGGTGCAG ACCACCTGCTGGCCGACGCCTACTCTGGCCACGAAGGGTCCCCAGAGATGCAGCCTGCACCCCACAACAAGCGCCGCCTCTCCCTCGTCTCCAATGGCCGCTATGAGGGCAGCATCTCAGATGAGGCAGTCAGCGGGAAGACGGCTACAGAGGGCCCCCAGCCCCGTGTGTACACCATCTCTAGAGAGCCAGCCCTGCTGCCTGGCTCTGAAGCCGAAGCCATTGAGCTAGCAGTGGTGAAAGGGAGGAGGCAGCGGGAGCGGCACcctcaccaccacagccagccccTGCGCGCCAGTCCAGGCAGCAGCCGTGAGGACATCAGCAGGCCCTGCCAAAGCTGGGCAGGAAGCCGCCAGGGCTCCAAAGAATGCCCCGGATGTGCCCAGCTGGTCCCTGGTCCCTCCCCTCGGGCCTTCGGGTTGGAACAGCCACCTCTACCTGAGGCTTCCGGCCGTcacaagaagctggaaaggatgTATAGTGTTGATGGAGTGTCTG atgACGTCCCCATCCGTACCTGGTTCCCCAAGGAAAACCCTTTCAGCTTCCAGACGGCAACCACAACTATGCAAGC CATCTC GAACTTCCGCAAACACCTGCGCATGGTTGGCAGTCGGCGGGTGAAGGCCCAGA CGTTCGCTGAGCGGCGCGAACGGAGCTTCAGCCGGTCCTGGAGCGACCCCACCCCTATGAAAGCCGACACCTCCCACGACTCCCGAGACA gcagTGACCTACAGAGCTCACACTGCACCCTGGATGAGGCTTGTGAGGACCTGGACTGGGACACAGAGAAAGGCCTGGAGGCCACGGCCTGCGACACTGAGGGCTTCTTGCCACCCAAGGTCATG CTAATCTCCTCCAAGGTGCCCAAGGCTGAGTACATCCCAACCATCATCCGCAGAGACGACCCATCCATCATCCCCATCCTCTAT GACCATGAGCACGCAACGTTCGAGGATATCCTGG AGGAAATAGAGAAGAAGTTGAACATCTATCACAAGGGGGCCAAGATCTGGAAGATGCTGATTTTCTGCCAG GGCGGCCCTGGGCACCTTTATTTGCTCAAGAACAAGGTGGCCACCTTTGCCaaagtggagaaggaagaggacatgATCCA CTTCTGGAAGAGGCTGAGCCGTCTGATGAGCAAAGTGAACCCTGAGCCGAATGTCATCCACATCATGGGCTGCTACATCCTGGGGAACCCTAACGGGGAGAAG CTATTCCAGAACCTCAGGACCCTCATGACCCCTTACAAGGTCACCTTTGAGTCGCCCCTGGAGCTCTCTGCCCAAG GGAAGCAGATGATTGAGACCTACTTTGATTTCCGGCTGTACCGCCTGTGGAAAAGCCGCCAGCACTCCAAGCTGCTGGACTTTGATGACGTCCTGTGA
- the Nsmf gene encoding NMDA receptor synaptonuclear signaling and neuronal migration factor isoform X3, which yields MGAAASRRRALRSEAMSSVAAKVRAARAFGEYLSQSHPENRNGADHLLADAYSGHEGSPEMQPAPHNKRRLSLVSNGRYEGSISDEAVSGKTATEGPQPRVYTISREPALLPGSEAEAIELAVVKGRRQRERHPHHHSQPLRASPGSSREDISRPCQSWAGSRQGSKECPGCAQLVPGPSPRAFGLEQPPLPEASGRHKKLERMYSVDGVSDDVPIRTWFPKENPFSFQTATTTMQAISVFRGYAERKRRKRENDSASVIQRNFRKHLRMVGSRRVKAQSSDLQSSHCTLDEACEDLDWDTEKGLEATACDTEGFLPPKVMLISSKVPKAEYIPTIIRRDDPSIIPILYDHEHATFEDILEEIEKKLNIYHKGAKIWKMLIFCQGGPGHLYLLKNKVATFAKVEKEEDMIHFWKRLSRLMSKVNPEPNVIHIMGCYILGNPNGEKLFQNLRTLMTPYKVTFESPLELSAQGKQMIETYFDFRLYRLWKSRQHSKLLDFDDVL from the exons ATGGGTGCCGCCGCCTCCAGGAGGAGGGCGCTGAGGAGCGAGGCCATGTCCTCGGTAGCGGCCAAAGTAAG AGCAGCCCGAGCGTTTGGAGAGTACCTGTCCCAGAGTCACCCTGAGAACCGCAACGGTGCAG ACCACCTGCTGGCCGACGCCTACTCTGGCCACGAAGGGTCCCCAGAGATGCAGCCTGCACCCCACAACAAGCGCCGCCTCTCCCTCGTCTCCAATGGCCGCTATGAGGGCAGCATCTCAGATGAGGCAGTCAGCGGGAAGACGGCTACAGAGGGCCCCCAGCCCCGTGTGTACACCATCTCTAGAGAGCCAGCCCTGCTGCCTGGCTCTGAAGCCGAAGCCATTGAGCTAGCAGTGGTGAAAGGGAGGAGGCAGCGGGAGCGGCACcctcaccaccacagccagccccTGCGCGCCAGTCCAGGCAGCAGCCGTGAGGACATCAGCAGGCCCTGCCAAAGCTGGGCAGGAAGCCGCCAGGGCTCCAAAGAATGCCCCGGATGTGCCCAGCTGGTCCCTGGTCCCTCCCCTCGGGCCTTCGGGTTGGAACAGCCACCTCTACCTGAGGCTTCCGGCCGTcacaagaagctggaaaggatgTATAGTGTTGATGGAGTGTCTG atgACGTCCCCATCCGTACCTGGTTCCCCAAGGAAAACCCTTTCAGCTTCCAGACGGCAACCACAACTATGCAAGC CATCTC GGTATTCAGGGGCTACGCGGAGAGGAAGCGTCGGAAACGGGAGAATGATTCCGCGTCTGTAATCCAGAG GAACTTCCGCAAACACCTGCGCATGGTTGGCAGTCGGCGGGTGAAGGCCCAGA gcagTGACCTACAGAGCTCACACTGCACCCTGGATGAGGCTTGTGAGGACCTGGACTGGGACACAGAGAAAGGCCTGGAGGCCACGGCCTGCGACACTGAGGGCTTCTTGCCACCCAAGGTCATG CTAATCTCCTCCAAGGTGCCCAAGGCTGAGTACATCCCAACCATCATCCGCAGAGACGACCCATCCATCATCCCCATCCTCTAT GACCATGAGCACGCAACGTTCGAGGATATCCTGG AGGAAATAGAGAAGAAGTTGAACATCTATCACAAGGGGGCCAAGATCTGGAAGATGCTGATTTTCTGCCAG GGCGGCCCTGGGCACCTTTATTTGCTCAAGAACAAGGTGGCCACCTTTGCCaaagtggagaaggaagaggacatgATCCA CTTCTGGAAGAGGCTGAGCCGTCTGATGAGCAAAGTGAACCCTGAGCCGAATGTCATCCACATCATGGGCTGCTACATCCTGGGGAACCCTAACGGGGAGAAG CTATTCCAGAACCTCAGGACCCTCATGACCCCTTACAAGGTCACCTTTGAGTCGCCCCTGGAGCTCTCTGCCCAAG GGAAGCAGATGATTGAGACCTACTTTGATTTCCGGCTGTACCGCCTGTGGAAAAGCCGCCAGCACTCCAAGCTGCTGGACTTTGATGACGTCCTGTGA